The window GCCGCGCGCCGAAGCGCTCGAAGGCGAAGGCGGAGCGCAGCATCAGGCCCCGCTCGACCGGCGGCATGAACAGCGCCTCGTCCCAGCCTTCCGGCGTGAACAGCGCCTCGCGCAGCAGATCGGTCAGCTGGCTGCGGCTGAACGGCCGGCCGTGGCCGAAGGGGGTGGCGTCGCTCTGCGCCCAGGCGCCGCGTCGGTTGGGCGCCACCACGATCAGCCGCCCGCCGGGCGCGAGGCAGCGCCAGGCCTCGCGCAGCACGTCGGCCGCGCTGTCGCTGGTCTCGAGCACGTGGATCGCGATCACCCGGTCGACGGCCGCGTCCGGCAGCGGCCACATGTCGGCCTCCACCAAGGCTGCGGCGTGGGGCGGTTCGGGCGGCCAGGCGATGACGCCCTGCTGGGCCGGGTAGAGCGCCAGCAGCCGCTCCGCCTCCCCGCGGAACACGCCGAGATAGGGGCTCGCGAAGCCGACGCCGAGCACGCGCAGGCCGGAGGTGGCGGGCCAGCGCGCGCGCAGCTTCCCGCGCAGGATGCGCCGGGCGATCTCGCCGAGCGGCCGGGCGTAGAAATCGCGGAGATCGACGACGTCGAGCGGCATCCGCGCGTCAGGCCAGGCAGGCGTCGAGGGCGGCGCGCAGCGTCAGCCCGTCGAAGGGCTTGGTGACCACCTGCGTCGGCCCGTCGTCGAAGGCCGCGCCGAGCTCGAAGTCCGCCCGGCCGGTGGCGAAGACGACGGGAAGGTTTGGGCGCTCGTCGCGGCACCAGCGGGCCAGCGCGTCGCCGTCCATGTCGGGAAGGCCGAGGTCCGCCAGCACGAGATCGACCGGCCTGCCCTCGCGAATGACCGCCTGGGCGTCGGCGGCGGTCCGCGCCTCGATCACCGTATGGCCGAAGCTCGCGAGCAGATCGGCGACCCCCATGGCGATGAGCGCGTCGTCCTCCACCAGCAGCACCGTAACCGGCCCCGCCCGGACGGCGCGCGGCTCCGGCGGGGGAGCGGATGCGTCCAGCAGGCGGCGCAGGCGCACGGCCAGCTCATCCTGGCGGTAGGGCTTCTGGATGAGGTGGACGTCGGCGTCGATGCGGCCGTGGTGGACGACGACGTCCTCGGCGTAGCCCGACATGAACAGCACCTTGAGCTCCGGACGCGCCGTCTGCGCCTCGCGCGCAAGTTCGGGCGGGGTCGGCTGGCCGGGCATCACCACGTCGGACAACAGCAGCTGGAACCGCTCGCCGCGATCGAGCAGCGCTGCCGCCTCGCGGGTGGAGCCCGCCGCGGTGACGGCGTAGCCGAGGGCGGCCAGCAGATCGGCGACCGCCCGGCGCACCGCGTCGTCGTCCTCGACCACCAGAATGCTCTCGCCGCGGCCGCGCATGTCCGCGAGCCGCGGCGTCTCCTCCGCCGCGACCGGCGCGGCGTCGCTGCGCGGCAGGCTCAGGCGCACGGTGGTGCCGGCGCCGGGCTGGCTCTCGATCTCGATGCGGCCGCTGGACTGCTCGATGAAGCCCTGCACCTGGGGCAGGCCGAGGCCGGTGCCCTTGCCCTCCGGCTTGGTGGAGAAGAACGGCTCGAACACGCGCGACAGCGTGCGGGCGTCCATGCCCGTGCCGCTGTCGGCGACGCGGATCTCCAGCCGGTCGCCGTCGACCGGGTCCATCAGGTTGCGCACGGCGATGTCGAGCGTTCCTCCGCCGGGCATGGCGTCGCGCGCGTTGATCGCGAGGTTGAGCACCGCGTTCTCGAGCTGGGCGGGATCAACCAGCGCCGTCCAGTGCGGCGGGGCGACGTCGAGGCGGACGATGACGGTCTCGCCGAGCGTGCGCTGCAGCAGGTCCAGCATGGAGGCGACGAGCTCGGCGACCGCCACGGCCTTGGGCGCGAGCGGCTGGCGGCGGGAGAAGGCGAGCAGCTGCCGCGTTAGCTTCGCGCCCCGCGCGGCCCCCGCCATGGCGTCCTTCAGCCGACGTTCGATCTGCGGCGTGCGCAGCGCGGCGGCGGGACCGGCGAGGTCCAGCGCCAGCAGGTCGAGGTTGCCCTTCACCACCTGCAGCAGGTTGTTGAAGTCGTGGGCGATGCCGCCAGTCAGCTGGCCGACCGCCTCCATCTTCTGCGCCTGACGGAGCTGCTGCTCGGCGCGGCGGCGCTCGGTCAGGTCGCGCGCGGAGCCGACGATGCGCGTGGAGCGCGCCGGCCCGATCGTGACCGGCGCCAGCGTCACCTCGTAGACCCGCTCGCCGCCGTCGCGCTCGACGGTCTCCTCGTAGCGCACCGGCTTGTTCGTGCGCAGGCACTCCGCGAGGTTCTCCGCCAGCCGGTCGGCCGCCGCGTCGCCCAGCAGGTGGCGCAGCGACAGCCCCCGCACCTGGTCGCGCCGGATCGAGAAGGCCCGCGCGATCACCCGGTTCACCGTCTCCACCACCACCCGGCCGTCGGGCCGGGCCTCGACGACGAAGACGCCGTCGGTGGTGTTGTCGATGTAGGCGGCGTAGAGCGCGTCCACCTCGGCGCGCTCGCTCTCGATCGAGCGCCGGCCCGCGATCTCGACCTCGAGCCGGCGCTCGGCGTCGACGAGGTCGGCCGCGCGGTCCGCGGCGAGCCGTTCAAGCTCGCGCCGGCGGCCGGCGAGCTCCTCCCGGGCGCGCACCACGTCGTCGATGTCGGTGGAGGCGCCGAACCAGCGCGCGATCGCGCCGTCGGCGCCGCGGACCGCGCGCGCGCGGCCGAGGAACCAGCGCCAGGAGCCGTCGCCCGCCCGG is drawn from Methylopila sp. 73B and contains these coding sequences:
- a CDS encoding methyltransferase domain-containing protein, producing MPLDVVDLRDFYARPLGEIARRILRGKLRARWPATSGLRVLGVGFASPYLGVFRGEAERLLALYPAQQGVIAWPPEPPHAAALVEADMWPLPDAAVDRVIAIHVLETSDSAADVLREAWRCLAPGGRLIVVAPNRRGAWAQSDATPFGHGRPFSRSQLTDLLREALFTPEGWDEALFMPPVERGLMLRSAFAFERFGARLWAPFAGVHLVEATKQVMRPLPARSTRRVKMAPALSPAPVGVPAPAP
- a CDS encoding response regulator yields the protein MTVVSSLILPPVHVSRDPESAAGGSVEAELRRKLAESEARFAALAEAMPHMVWSTDAEGVADYYNSCWHDYTGMPVHRDGRNVWTDYVHPDDVKLAEDAWRRSLASGEPYSVEYRLRRAGDGSWRWFLGRARAVRGADGAIARWFGASTDIDDVVRAREELAGRRRELERLAADRAADLVDAERRLEVEIAGRRSIESERAEVDALYAAYIDNTTDGVFVVEARPDGRVVVETVNRVIARAFSIRRDQVRGLSLRHLLGDAAADRLAENLAECLRTNKPVRYEETVERDGGERVYEVTLAPVTIGPARSTRIVGSARDLTERRRAEQQLRQAQKMEAVGQLTGGIAHDFNNLLQVVKGNLDLLALDLAGPAAALRTPQIERRLKDAMAGAARGAKLTRQLLAFSRRQPLAPKAVAVAELVASMLDLLQRTLGETVIVRLDVAPPHWTALVDPAQLENAVLNLAINARDAMPGGGTLDIAVRNLMDPVDGDRLEIRVADSGTGMDARTLSRVFEPFFSTKPEGKGTGLGLPQVQGFIEQSSGRIEIESQPGAGTTVRLSLPRSDAAPVAAEETPRLADMRGRGESILVVEDDDAVRRAVADLLAALGYAVTAAGSTREAAALLDRGERFQLLLSDVVMPGQPTPPELAREAQTARPELKVLFMSGYAEDVVVHHGRIDADVHLIQKPYRQDELAVRLRRLLDASAPPPEPRAVRAGPVTVLLVEDDALIAMGVADLLASFGHTVIEARTAADAQAVIREGRPVDLVLADLGLPDMDGDALARWCRDERPNLPVVFATGRADFELGAAFDDGPTQVVTKPFDGLTLRAALDACLA